The Natronoarchaeum philippinense genome includes the window GATTCTACTCGCGTGGGCGCTGGCCGCGCTGCCGGCGGTCGGCGCCGACGCCGCCGCGGCGCTGCCCGGCTGGCTGGTTGGCGATTCCGGAAAACCACTGGCGCTGGCGGGTGCGCTCGTCGTCGGCGACGCGCTGGTGCGCCGCGGCGTCGTGCCGACGCCCGGCACGAGTCGTGGATGAAACGCTACAGTTCGACGCTCTCGCCGTCCTCGTTCGAATGGGAGCGCACCCACAGTTCGCCGATCCGCGAGAGGCGCGTCCGGTAGGATTTCCCGCGGGACTCTTGCTCGATATAGCCCTTGCCGCCGGGGCCGAGTCGATCGACGTTGTAGATCACTTTCGACCGGAAGCTGTCGGTGTACTCCTCGTTGAGTTCCGACGCGAGCGCCTTGGCCAACTCGGAGATGCTGTCGAACTCGCCGTGCTCGCCCAGCGTAAAGAGGATCAGCTCCTCGAACGGTTTGACGTTCGAGAACGAGGCGACCGGCAACTCGACGATGTGGCGGCCGTCGATCTCTTTGGCGCCGATGGTCGTCCCGCGCTCGTCGAACTCCGAGAGCAGTTCCCGGGCGCTGTCGAGGCGCTCGTCGACCCGTTCGTCCTCCGGCGCGCCCTCGTCTTGCAGATCGGCGAGCAGTTCGCGCTGCTTGCGCAGTTCCTTGGCCAGTTCGGTTTCGAGGTACTTCTCGGGGGCCGTGTAGTAGGTGTGGATCTTCTCGCGGTCCTCCTGGCGCTCGACCATGATCGAGTGGGCCGCCGTCGCAAAGGCAAAGGAGACGGGCCGGGGCATCGCGCTGATGTTGACCCAGACCTCGTTGCCCCGATCGAGTTCGTCGTTGATCATGGCGAAGGCCTCCTCGAAGGCGGCGTCGTAGTCGTAGACGTCTTCGAGGACGAACCGGTCGGTTTCGGCGCCCAGCAGATTCCTG containing:
- a CDS encoding HFX_2341 family transcriptional regulator — encoded protein: MQTHIVPVGFDYDRLIAPLVRDQLDVDRVILLEGAVGSEANVEYAQNLSEKLEKDFRNLLGAETDRFVLEDVYDYDAAFEEAFAMINDELDRGNEVWVNISAMPRPVSFAFATAAHSIMVERQEDREKIHTYYTAPEKYLETELAKELRKQRELLADLQDEGAPEDERVDERLDSARELLSEFDERGTTIGAKEIDGRHIVELPVASFSNVKPFEELILFTLGEHGEFDSISELAKALASELNEEYTDSFRSKVIYNVDRLGPGGKGYIEQESRGKSYRTRLSRIGELWVRSHSNEDGESVEL